A section of the Drosophila sechellia strain sech25 chromosome 3L, ASM438219v1, whole genome shotgun sequence genome encodes:
- the LOC6605586 gene encoding protein gar2, protein MVNELNRPQNGDNAALSERLAASNRQLQEMQEEHRQLLEEMETLRLRAAELTLLNAQRRQVRQSTEEEEVQSHVESSSETVTVASSASASGDSTNREEVPTGEEEGEEDKEEQASYLQAKLNEIANLKAQFKRVQNMVDTTKMIEEHMSSRQTVQVQSSTSVQTSRQTTSSEVRVDSEAIERAQEENPSTSSGAPDNAELLNSMLNMFTDFTSDLRGQAEGLRAERDRIRALKEDIIQRKQGK, encoded by the exons ATGGTCAACGAACTGAATAGGCCTCAAAATGGGGACAATGCCGCCTTGAGCGAG CGCCTAGCTGCCTCCAACAGACAGCTGCAAGAGATGCAGGAGGAGCACCGCCAGTTGCTTGAGGAGATGGAGACACTGCGCTTGCGAGCCGCTGAGCTGACCCTTCTGAATGCGCAGCGCCGACAAGTGCGGCAGTCcaccgaggaggaggaggttcAGTCCCATGTTGAGTCCTCATCGGAGACAGTAACAGTTGCTTCATCCGCCAGTGCTTCTGGAGACTCCACCAACCGGGAAGAGGTACCAACTGGTGAGGAGGAGGGCGAGGAGGACAAAGAGGAGCAGGCCAGTTATCTGCAGGCGAAGCTAAACGAGATCGCCAACCTAAAGGCGCAGTTTAAGCGCGTGCAGAACATGGTGGACACAACCAAGATGATCGAGGAGCACATGTCCTCCAGGCAAACGGTGCAGGTCCAGAGCTCTACCTCCGTTCAGACCAGCAGACAGACCACCTCGTCAGAAGTCCGAGTGGACAGCGAGGCCATAGAGAGAGCCCAAGAAGAGAATCCATCGACCTCGTCGGGTGCTCCCGACAACGCCGAGCTCCTGAATTCCATGCTCAACATGTTCACGGACTTCACCAGTGATCTACGTGGTCAAGCGGAGGGACTCCGTGCGGAGCGGGATCGGATTAGGGCGCTCAAGGAGGACATCATCCAGCGCAAGCAGGGAAAGTAG